A window of the Phragmites australis chromosome 20, lpPhrAust1.1, whole genome shotgun sequence genome harbors these coding sequences:
- the LOC133902072 gene encoding cytokinin hydroxylase-like, with the protein MAFVALMVITSPLLVLLLRAVWITLSCYFLTPMRIRRIMARQGVHGPPPRPLIGNLRDVSVLVAQATADDMSSLSHDIVGRLMPHYVLWSKTYGKLFVYSYGSEPRLCLTDAALIKEFLSSKYAAHATGKSWLQRQGTRHFIGRGLLMANGASWSHQRHIVAPAFMADKLKGRVGHMVECTKLTIRALREAAAAAERCGGQREVEIGAYMTRLAGDIISRTEFDTSYETGKRIFHLLEDLQHLTARSSRYLWIPGSQYFPSKYSREIKRLNGELEGVLMESIRRSREIADEGRTTSAYGRGLLAMLLAEMEKKKDETAPGQQFSYDAQLVIDECKTFFFAGHDTSALLLTWTLMLLATHPEWQGRARAEVARVCGDDPPSVDHLSKLNVLQMIIHETLRLYPPATLLPRVVFEDIQLSGGLRLPRGLSVWIPVLAIHHDESIWGPDAHEFRPERFAAGGRRSAFLPFASGPRNCVGQAYALVEAKVVLAMLLAHFRFTISDDYRHAPVNVLTLRPKHGVPVHLRPLRP; encoded by the exons atGGCGTTCGTGGCTCTCATGGTGATCACCTCACCTCTCCTTGTGTTGCTCCTGAGGGCCGTGTGGATCACCCTGTCCTGCTACTTCCTGACGCCAATGAGAATCCGTCGGATCATGGCCAGGCAGGGCGTGCACGGGCCCCCGCCGCGCCCGCTCATCGGCAACCTCCGCGACGTGTCGGTCCTCGTGGCGCAGGCCACCGCCGACGACATGTCGTCCCTGAGTCACGACATCGTCGGCCGCCTCATGCCGCACTACGTGCTCTGGTCCAAGACATACG GGAAGCTGTTCGTGTACTCGTACGGGAGCGAGCCGCGGCTGTGCCTGACGGACGCGGCGCTGATCAAGGAGTTCCTGTCGTCCAAGTATGCCGCGCACGCCACCGGCAAGTCGTGGCTGCAGCGACAGGGGACCAGGCACTTCATAGGCCGCGGCTTGCTCATGGCCAACGGCGCCAGCTGGTCACACCAGCGACACATCGTCGCGCCGGCGTTCATGGCCGACAAGCTCAAG GGGCGCGTGGGGCACATGGTTGAGTGCACGAAGCTGACGATCCGGGCGctgcgggaggcggcggcggcggcggaacgcTGCGGCGGGCAGCGCGAGGTGGAGATCGGCGCGTACATGACCAGGCTCGCCGGCGACATCATCTCGCGCACCGAGTTCGATACGAGCTACGAGACCGGCAAGCGCATCTTCCACCTCCTCGAGGATCTGCAGCACCTCACCGCGCGCTCCAGCCGCTACCTCTGGATCCCGGGCAGCCA ATACTTCCCGAGCAAGTACAGTAGGGAGATCAAGCGGCTGAACGGCGAGCTGGAGGGAGTGCTGATGGAGTCCATCCGGCGGAGCCGGGAGATTGCCGACGAGGGCCGGACGACGTCGGCCTACGGCCGGGGGCTCCTGGCCATGCTGCTGGCCgagatggagaagaagaaggacgagACGGCGCCGGGCCAGCAGTTCAGCTACGACGCGCAGCTGGTGATCGACGAGTGCAAGACGTTCTTCTTCGCGGGGCACGATACGTCAGCGCTGCTGCTCACCTGGACGCTCATGCTGCTCGCCACGCACCCGGAGTGGCAGGGCAGAGCGCGCGCCGAGGTAGCCCGGGTCTGCGGCGATGACCCGCCCTCCGTCGACCACCTCTCCAAGCTCAACGTG CTGCAGATGATCATCCACGAGACGCTGCGGCTGTACCCGCCGGCGACGCTGCTGCCGCGGGTGGTGTTCGAGGACATCCAGCTCAGCGGCGGGCTCCGCCTGCCGCGTGGCCTGTCGGTGTGGATCCCGGTGCTGGCCATCCACCACGACGAGTCCATCTGGGGCCCCGACGCGCACGAGTTTCGCCCGGAGCGGTTCGCGGCCGGCGGGCGGCGCTCGGCGTTCCTGCCGTTCGCGTCGGGCCCGCGCAACTGCGTCGGCCAGGCGTACGCGCTCGTCGAGGCCAAGGTCGTGCTCGCCATGCTGCTCGCGCACTTCCGCTTCACCATCTCCGACGACTACCGCCACGCGCCGGTCAACGTCCTCACCCTCCGCCCCAAGCACGGCGTGCCCGTCCACCTCCGCCCGCTGCGGCCATGA